ACGGTCGGAGCCCCCATCACGGCGTGGTGGTCGTCCGGCAGCCGGGGGGCCAGGCGGGGGGAGCCGCGATTGACAGTCCTGAGACGCCGTGGTAAGCCGAAGGCACACTGGGATGTGCGCATGAAGCGATTTCTCGTGATCCTCTTTGTGTGTCTGCTCGGAGCAGGGGTCGCAGGCTGCGCGCTGCATCCCGACGGCCTCCTGGGCGACCAGTCCACGGCGGGCGGGGCGCACGGACCGGCGTGCGCCTACTCGCTCACCGCGACGGCGTTCGCCGCCGTCCCGGTCCTGCCGTTCGCCGAACGGCTGGTGCCTCCCCGCCGACTCTCCCGCCTGCCGAGCCGGGCGGGTTCGCTCTTCCAGCCTCCGGAGCAGTCCGCGTAGTTCTCGCTGACGCTGGCTTCCCCTCGCCTCGAGCGGGGACGCCCAGCGGCTGACACGCGTCCCCGTTCTTCGGTGGATCCGAACGCTTATCGGGGCTTTCTTCGCCCGGCGTAACCGCCCGTGCGTGTGGCCCCGCGGAGGTGAGAGAAATGACCTTCGGGCACCACGTCCCGCTCTTGCCATGAGGCTGTGGGGCAGTCGTCGCGCGGCTCTCGTCCTCTCCGCAGTGCTGATCGGAGGGTTCGGGCTGCTACTCGGGGTGTTGATCGTCGCATTCGTCGAACCCCGCGCGGAAGGCGGGCCCATGACTGGCGGATCAGCGGGCGGGATGGCGGGAATGGCGATGCCGTCCGCCACGGCTGGTGCCGGTGGGGGCCGGGCGGGGGAACTTTCGGCAGCCCACGCCGATGTCGAAGCGGGACGGTTCGGCCAGGCGGTCTCGGTGTACGAGCGGGTCCTTCGGGAGGACATGCACAATGTCGAGGCGCTCATCCACCTCGGCATGGCTCTCGGCGGGGTTGGGGAGGCGGACAGGGGACTGGGCTACGTGGATCGCGCGCTTGCCATGGACCCGGACAATCCCCACGCACTCTGGGTCAAGGCCGTGACGCTATTCGAGGCCAAGGCCCAGTACGCCGAGTCCATTGCGGTGTGGGAGCGGTTTCTGGCGCTGGTGCCGGAATCCGCCAGGGACGCCGGCACGGCTCGCGGCTCTGTCTTGCGGGCCAGGGAGCGGCTCGGGGGCCCGCAGCGGCCAGCCCCGGGAAAGGGATCGCCATGAGCAACGGGCAGGAACGCAGCATCAAGAAGGACAGGAAGCGCCAGGAGCGGCTGGCTGCCGAGCGGCGAAGGGGGCGTGGACGGATCGCGAAGCGGTGGGGTCTCTACGCGGCCGTAGGCCTGCTGGTCGTCGGGGGCGGGGGCGTGCTCGTCACGAAGGCAGTCACGGCGAAGGTCTACCCGCCCACGGGTATGAATCCCCACGTCGAGTCCTACCCCTCGTGCCGGATCTGCCCGTCGTCGATTCCCGAGGAGATGCAGCGGCACATCCTGGAACACCGGGAGCCGGGGGAGCCTGGCGACCGGCCCGGGATCTTGGTGCAGTACAGCTGCGCCCCCTGCTCCGAGGTGGTCGCGAAGTTGACGCGCATCGTGGAGCGCTATCCCAGGGGTGTCTACCTCGCGCCGTACCCCCGGATGAGTCCGCGCGTGGCGCTGACCACGCTCGGCGTGCTCGAGGCCATGGAGGACGTTGATGAGAGCCGCATCGTGGCATTCATTCAGAAACATCTGTGAGAGAGAACGCCTTGGCACGGAGGACGGCGGATGAATGAGATCGCTGCACGAGTGACCCAGGTGCTGCTCCTCACGGGGTTGCTGCTGGGAGCCCTTCCCGTCGCGGCCCAGCCGGCGACACCCGACCCTCATGCGTACCTCACGGCTGCGGCCGTCCGGAAGATTCCTCCTCTCCCGGACACCGTGACGATCAGGCCCACCAGGCGTACGCGCGAGTACACGCTGGACATCCGGCCGGGGCCGTGGGAGCCCGCGACGGGCGTCAGGGCAGCGGCCATCACCATCAACGGGACGGTGCCGGGGCCCGTCATCCGCGCGACCGAAGGCGACAGGGTCGTCGTGACGGTGAAGAATAACCTGGAGGAGTCCACGGCGATTCACTGGCACGGGCTTCACGTGCCCAACGCGATGGATGGGGTGGAGGG
This is a stretch of genomic DNA from Candidatus Rokuibacteriota bacterium. It encodes these proteins:
- a CDS encoding tetratricopeptide repeat protein, whose translation is MAMPSATAGAGGGRAGELSAAHADVEAGRFGQAVSVYERVLREDMHNVEALIHLGMALGGVGEADRGLGYVDRALAMDPDNPHALWVKAVTLFEAKAQYAESIAVWERFLALVPESARDAGTARGSVLRARERLGGPQRPAPGKGSP
- a CDS encoding DUF3105 domain-containing protein, which codes for MSNGQERSIKKDRKRQERLAAERRRGRGRIAKRWGLYAAVGLLVVGGGGVLVTKAVTAKVYPPTGMNPHVESYPSCRICPSSIPEEMQRHILEHREPGEPGDRPGILVQYSCAPCSEVVAKLTRIVERYPRGVYLAPYPRMSPRVALTTLGVLEAMEDVDESRIVAFIQKHL
- a CDS encoding multicopper oxidase domain-containing protein, producing MNEIAARVTQVLLLTGLLLGALPVAAQPATPDPHAYLTAAAVRKIPPLPDTVTIRPTRRTREYTLDIRPGPWEPATGVRAAAITINGTVPGPVIRATEGDRVVVTVKNNLEESTAIHWHGLHVPNAMDGVEGLTQEGINPGQAFRYEFLASHAGTFMYHSHSHARAVEQIDAGLYGMFIIDPQNTRGHPRFDREVLMMLSAWAIAEGGEHGATPGGHANAMAGMAYNYFTINGKAFPLNDRWAVREGDLVRVRIAN